ATATTATTACAATCAGTACAAGCAGAATGAAGTTCATAATCTGGCTATTTTGGTAATTGATGTTCAAAGCAGAAATGTAATGAGCTATGTTGGAAATTCTCCAGCAGACAGTGATCATCAAAAAGATGTCGATATTATCGATGCACCAAGGAGCACAGGAAGTATCTTGAAACCCCTTTTGTACGGCGCGATGCTGGACGACGGCGAATTACTGCCTAATACTTTAGTGGCAGACGTTCCAACACAGATTTCAGGATATACACCTCAGAATTTCAATTTAACTTTTGATGGAGCTGTTCCTGCGCATCGGGCATTGTCACGTTCTTTGAATATTCCGGCGGTTTTAATGCTTCAGGAATTTACTGTCAATAAATTTTATGAGGAATTGCAAAAGTTCAAATTGAAAAATATAAATAAAACGCCAGATCATTATGGCTTGTCACTTATTTTAGGAGGTGCCGAAAGCAATTTATGGGATTTATGCAGAACATACGCCAATTTATCTTCAACACTGAATTATTTTACTAAACATCAGGCGAAATACAGAACCAATGAGTTTACCGAGTTAAACTATAAAAACGATTTTAAGTCCGATTTTGGATCAGAAACTACTCAGAAGAACATTCTAGGTGCAGGATCAATTTGGCTAACTTATAACGCAATGGAAGAAGTGAACAGGCCAGAAGGAGATGAAGCGTGGAAATTTTATGACAGTTCATTGAAAATTGCATGGAAAACAGGAACCAGTTTCGGGAATAGAGATGCATGGGCCATCGGAACCAATTCGAGATATGTGGTTGGTGTTTGGGTCGGAAATGCAACTGGAGAAGGAAGACCGACTTTGACAGGAGTTACTAGTGCAGCACCTATTTTATTCGACGTTTTTAATGTACTGCCAAGGCAAAGATGGTTTGATACACCTTATAAAGATTTAGCAGAAGTTGAGGTTTGTCGTTTAAGCGGTTATCTCGCAAAGGATAATTGTCCGAAAATCAAACAATGGGTTGCTAAAAAAGGAAAATCGACTAAAGTTTGTCCGTATCACAGAACGATTCATTTAGACAAAACAGAACAGTTTCAGGTCAACAGCAGTTGTGAAAATGTCGAAAACATTATAACGAAAAACTGGTTTGTACTGCCTCCGGTTATGGCTTGGTATTACAAAAGCCAGCATATAGAATATTTGCCATTGCCTCCGTTTAAAGAAGGATGTGAAGGAACGCAAACCACCACAATGGATTTTATTTATCCAAAAGCCAACAGTAAAATCTATCTGACAAAAGATTTTAATAGTAACGTTCAGCCTGTTATTTTAAAAGTGGCTTATTCTGAAAGAGATAAAGAATTGTTTTGGTATGTAGATGATGTTTATAAAGCTACAACCAAAACCTTTCATGAGCTGCCTATTACCCCGACAGCAGGAATACATTATGTTACAGTTGTAGATGCTTCAGGAAATGAAATTAGACGAAAAATTGAAATTGTGAGAGAATAATTTTATTGTATCATATTAAACTTTTGGTATGCTTTTTCATTTTTTGTTAGACGTAAAGTGAGCGAAGTAGTAAAGCCTTTATAGGCAGGTATTTTTTCATTATCATAGGGAAGGGAATATCCTAAACCTAAATCGAACCGATTTAAAAAAGTAAATCCGCCTATTGCATACGCGTTTTTATGAGAGCTTCCTGTTTTTATAAATAGGAATTCCTTGCTATAGGATAAATGTATATCAGGAAGTCCATAATAGTTTCCGTTGTAACTGTTTGTGACTCCGTATCCCGCGCCCAGAAAGAGTTTGTTTTCATTTTTGCAGTCCAAACAAAATTCTAGTCCGCCAGTGAGAAGACTTTTGTTTGCTACTGAATAGTTTATATAGAAAATAGGCTCAAACGTAAAATCAGATTTGGTGTTTTGAGCATTTACACTGAAAGAAAATAAGACTAGCACTAAGCAATAAATACCTAATTTTCCTGAATATGATTTATAAAAATTTCTAAAAGGCATAATAGAGTATTAAAAATGAAATTTTCATAAACATATTTAAATATAAATGATTTAGTAGCGCTATTAAGTTTTTTTTATGTTATTATATGACAGAAAGGAAGTTTTTTATGAAATAGTAAAAAGAAATATGCTAATGAAAATGAGTGCCTAGCCCAGATAGAAGCGGTATCCTTTTTCTGGTCTCGTTCCTAAAAACGAGACCAGAAAAAGATACAAGCGGATAGCTGGAAATTGCTTCTGAAAATTAGCCACGAATTCATGAATTATTATAAAAAAATTAATTCGTGAATTTGTGGCTATTTAAAAAAAAAGTCACAAAAAAACCGCCAATCTCACGAAAGGCGGTTTTTGTTTTTTATTCTGAAATAACATTTCCTTTTTTGTCGTAGAAATGGTATTCTAAGTACGTGTAAGCGTCACGAGGTATGATTTTCACCCATTTCTTATGTTCAAAAAACCATTTTGAACGTAATGATGGAAAACCTTTGCTGAGATATGCAGCCACAAACGGATGTGTGTTAAGCACAACTTTATTGTGGGTTTTTAAAAGTCTTTCTAAATCAGAGGTGATCTTGTCAATTATTAATATTGGCGCTTCAATTTCGCCATTGACTTTATTTGGATCTTCTTCTCTAGTTTTAATGTTAACTTCTGGTCTTACGCGCTGTCTGGTAATCTGGACAAGTCCAAATTTACTTGGCGGTAATATTTTATGCTTTGCTTTATCGTCGCTCATTTCTTCTCGCAAGAAGTCGAACAAAACTTTCCTGTTTTCAGGATTAGACATATCGATAAAATCAACTACTATGATTCCGCCCATATCTCGAAGACGTAATTGTCTTGCGATTTCTGCAGCGGCAATCATATTAACTTCCATGGCTGTGTCTTCTTGGTTGGTCGCCTTATTGGAACGGTTTCCGCTGTTGACGTCAATAACGTGCAACGCTTCAGTGTGTTCTATGATAAGATAAGCACCTTTACTCATGGAAACAGTTCGGCCAAATGAAGTTTTGATTTGTCTCTCTATATTGTATTTCTCGAAAATCGGAGTGTCATTTGATTGATAAAACTTAACAATCGATTGTTTTGAAGGTGCAATTTCTTGCAGATACTCCTTCGTTTGATGGTACAACTCTTCATCATCTATTTGAATACCGCTGAAGGTATCATTGAATACATCTCTTAATATTGAAGAAGCTCTGTTAAGCTCTCCTAATACTTTTGATGGATGATGAGCAGTTGGTAATTTTTTACACATTGCAGACCATCTGCCAAGCAGGTTCTGCAAATCTTTTTCTAATTCGGCTACGTTTTTGCCTTCGGCTACTGTACGAACAATAACACCAAATCCTTTAGGTTTGATCGATAGAACAAGTTTTTTTAGACGATCCTTTTCTTTTTTGTCTTCTATTTTTTGAGAAATAGAAACACGATCAGAAAAAGGAACTAGAACGATAAATCTTCCGGCAAGAGAAAGCTCAGCACTTATTCTTGGGCCTTTGGTCGATATAGGTTCTTTAACTACTTGAACTAAGACAGATTGATTGGCACTTAAAATATCAGTAATGATGCCATCTTTGTCAATCTCTTTTTCAAACTGAAAGGTTTTTAGGGAGAAATCTTTTATTTTACCTGCGCTTACAAGTTTTATGAATTTCAGCTGAGAAGCTAGATTGGGACCCAAATCGTGATAATGTAAAAAGGCATCTTTTTCGAAACCTACATTCACAAAAGCAGCATTAAGTCCAGCAACTGGTTTTCTGATTTTGGCAATAAAAATATCGCCAACCTGAAAGTTGCTTTTTTCTTCTTCTTTGTGTAATTCAATTAGTTTTCCATCTTTTAATAAGGCAAAATCTACTGCTTCAGAACTAGATCTAATGATTAATTCTTTATTCACACTGTAAATTTTTATCTGTTTTTTCAGAAAATAGAGAAAAGAGAGAAGAGTATAGATTCAGAAAAAATCTAAAATCCTAAGTCTAAAATCTAAAATCTTATCTACAGATGGATTAAACAATATTTTAACAGGTATTGAACCCGGGGAAAACTAGCTGGCAGTTTGCAGTTCTAAGTAATCAGCAGACTGAAGACTAAAAACTGATGACTGAATACTAATTTTCAATTTCAATGAACGTTTAAAAAGAAAAAAGTAGTTTAAAACTACTTTTTCTTTTTGTGGCGGTTAGCTCTCGCTCTTTTCTTACGTTTGTGAGTAGCTACCTTATGTCTCTTTCTTTTTTTACCACTTGGCATATCGTGTCTGATTTATGTTAATTAATATTATTTTGCTTCGTTGTTCGTTTTTACTCCTTCTACAAAAACTTTTGCAGGTTTGAACGCAGGAATGTTGTGTGCTGGAATTTTAATTGTCGTGTTTTTAGAAATGTTTCTTCCAGTTTTTTCAGCTCTAGTTTTAACGATAAAACTACCAAAGCCTCTTAGGTAAACATTGTCTCCAGTTTCTAAAGAAGTCTTAACTTCTTCCATAAAAGTTTCTACTGTTGCTTGAACGTCTCCTTTTTCAAGACCTAGTTTCTCTGAAATCTTCGCTACGATATCTGCTTTCGTCATTTTCTTTCCTATTTTATTTTATAAATGGTGTACTATTTTTTTGAGTTTGCAAATATAGGAATTAAAAAAATAATTAATCAAGCTAATTCGTTAAATTTTAATTACATAAACATTTACTTTTGTATTCTAAGTATTTTCAAATGGATTTTTCTAACATATTGATAAAATGGTATTTACAAAACAAGCGTGATTTGCCGTGGCGAAAAACGGTCGATCCTTACCAGAT
This portion of the Flavobacterium panacagri genome encodes:
- a CDS encoding HU family DNA-binding protein; its protein translation is MTKADIVAKISEKLGLEKGDVQATVETFMEEVKTSLETGDNVYLRGFGSFIVKTRAEKTGRNISKNTTIKIPAHNIPAFKPAKVFVEGVKTNNEAK
- the pbpC gene encoding penicillin-binding protein 1C, with the translated sequence MKNKLKAFFQRIINWIKRNKIKSAIAFVLLLIYYFSIPRTLFKEPYSTVIESKEGELLGAKIARDGQWRFPAQDSVPAKFKKCIVYFEDEYFYKHPGFNPGAMINAFKQNKKAGKVVRGGSTLTQQVIRLSRKGKNRTYFEKIIEIILATRLELGYSKDQILEMYAAHAPFGGNVVGLEMASWRYFGVQSNQLSWAENAVLAVLPNAPSLIYPGKNQIKLLNKRNRLLLKLHQEGIIDKQTYELSIEEPLPQKPYDLPQIAPHLLQRVAKSEEGTRVKTTIDYALQNRVNQIARYYYNQYKQNEVHNLAILVIDVQSRNVMSYVGNSPADSDHQKDVDIIDAPRSTGSILKPLLYGAMLDDGELLPNTLVADVPTQISGYTPQNFNLTFDGAVPAHRALSRSLNIPAVLMLQEFTVNKFYEELQKFKLKNINKTPDHYGLSLILGGAESNLWDLCRTYANLSSTLNYFTKHQAKYRTNEFTELNYKNDFKSDFGSETTQKNILGAGSIWLTYNAMEEVNRPEGDEAWKFYDSSLKIAWKTGTSFGNRDAWAIGTNSRYVVGVWVGNATGEGRPTLTGVTSAAPILFDVFNVLPRQRWFDTPYKDLAEVEVCRLSGYLAKDNCPKIKQWVAKKGKSTKVCPYHRTIHLDKTEQFQVNSSCENVENIITKNWFVLPPVMAWYYKSQHIEYLPLPPFKEGCEGTQTTTMDFIYPKANSKIYLTKDFNSNVQPVILKVAYSERDKELFWYVDDVYKATTKTFHELPITPTAGIHYVTVVDASGNEIRRKIEIVRE
- a CDS encoding Rne/Rng family ribonuclease encodes the protein MNKELIIRSSSEAVDFALLKDGKLIELHKEEEKSNFQVGDIFIAKIRKPVAGLNAAFVNVGFEKDAFLHYHDLGPNLASQLKFIKLVSAGKIKDFSLKTFQFEKEIDKDGIITDILSANQSVLVQVVKEPISTKGPRISAELSLAGRFIVLVPFSDRVSISQKIEDKKEKDRLKKLVLSIKPKGFGVIVRTVAEGKNVAELEKDLQNLLGRWSAMCKKLPTAHHPSKVLGELNRASSILRDVFNDTFSGIQIDDEELYHQTKEYLQEIAPSKQSIVKFYQSNDTPIFEKYNIERQIKTSFGRTVSMSKGAYLIIEHTEALHVIDVNSGNRSNKATNQEDTAMEVNMIAAAEIARQLRLRDMGGIIVVDFIDMSNPENRKVLFDFLREEMSDDKAKHKILPPSKFGLVQITRQRVRPEVNIKTREEDPNKVNGEIEAPILIIDKITSDLERLLKTHNKVVLNTHPFVAAYLSKGFPSLRSKWFFEHKKWVKIIPRDAYTYLEYHFYDKKGNVISE